Proteins from a genomic interval of Diospyros lotus cultivar Yz01 chromosome 6, ASM1463336v1, whole genome shotgun sequence:
- the LOC127804281 gene encoding uncharacterized protein LOC127804281 isoform X2 — protein MEYESLPLQSSLPRQPKECVNFSIQGMESVVATVSGYQGLERCRLIKLISQSGANYVGTMYQSTTHLVCWKFEGRKYEFAKKFKILVVNHRWFEECVKQRRRVPEQPYLSQSGQEIGPLLLEVPLVSANTSLFPPYQANAHNDHKGPVTDIGYETSDPFAGIRSRLLNENLFPQYCTRNNSSRKLNKRAVGIEKSLNHGCSGSRCHEEPLSSRLPQVDEEPNFLPSRQLPRQKERNVISVDPSSKRRRLVKKNVMEYFFPSDKDQKCNQRSFRYQHNDLAVSSSHSDGTSNKKNLNILGTSNWRTYGLGGTGKRSSEVDEVGDLNDVLTLCDSDVHSGDALAAAGRHLEDQGSNVSTNLERTENVTRPASTDLSCVICWTDFSSTRGVLPCGHRFCFSCIQNWADVMASKSKISTCPLCKASFVSIAKVDDAASCDQKIFSQTVPYDPSMTDVYILPDRETETFQPQSTTTLVCSECCCREPEDLLVRCHLCHIRCIHSYCLDPPLLPWTCIHCKDLRMLYHHLR, from the exons ATGGAATACGAATCGCTTCCTCTCCAATCCTCTCTCCCTCGCCAACCtaaag AGTGCGTGAATTTTTCAATTCAAGGCATGGAATCTGTTGTGGCCACCGTCAGTGGATACCAAGGCTTGGAGAGATGCAGGCTCATCAAGCTGATATCTCAGTCGGGTGCAAACTATGTTGGGACCATGTACCAGTCCACAACTCACTTG gtgtgtTGGAAATTTGAGGGAAGGAAATATGAATTTGCTAAGAAGTTCAAAATTCTGGTAGTTAACCATCGCTGGTTTGAAGAATGTGTAAAACAAAGAAGACGTGTCCCTGAACAACCTTATCTTTCACAAAG TGGACAAGAAATTGGACCATTGCTGTTGGAAGTGCCGCTTGTTTCTGCGAACACTAGTCTCTTTCCCCCTTATCAGGCTAATGCacacaatgatcataaaggACCTGTTACTGATATTGGTTATGAAACATCTGACCCTTTTGCTGGCATTCGTTCTCGCTTGCTAAATGAG AATTTGTTTCCTCAATACTGTACACGCAACAATAGTTCtcgtaaattaaataaaagagcAGTTGGAATTGAAAAAAGTCTGAACCACGGTTGTTCTGGCAGCAGATGCCATGAGGAGCCTCTGTCATCTAGATTACCTCAAGTGGATGAGGAACCAAATTTTCTTCCCTCTAGGCAATTGCCAAGGCAGAAGGAGAGAAATGTTATTTCAGTTGATCCTTCTAGCAAAAGACGTAGGCTGGTGAAAAAGAATGTCATGGAGTACTTTTTTCCTTCAGACAAAGACCAAAAGTGCAACCAACGTAGTTTTCGCTATCAACACAATGATCTTGCAGTTTCGTCAAGCCATTCAGATGGTACAAGTAATAAGAAGAACTTGAACATTTTGGGAACTTCCAATTGGCGCACCTATGGTCTTGGAGGAACTGGGAAGAGAAGTTCAGAAGTTGACGAGGTGGGAGATTTGAATGATGTTCTAACCCTTTGTGATTCAGATGTACATTCTGGGGATGCTCTGGCTGCTGCAGGAAGACATTTAGAGGATCAGGGTTCTAATGTTAGCACGAATTTAGAAAGGACTGAAAATGTAACTCGACCTGCGTCAACAGATTTATCATGTGTGATATGTTGGACAGATTTCAGTTCAACTAGGGGGGTTTTGCCTTGCGGGCATAGGTTTTGTTTCTCATGCATCCAGAACTGGGCCGATGTAATG GCTTCAAAGAGCAAAATTTCCACATGTCCTTTGTGCAAGGCCAGTTTTGTCAGCATAGCAAAGGTTGATGATGCCGCCTCTTGTGATCAGAAAATATTCTCACAAACTGTCCCATATGATCCTTCAATGACAGATGTTTACATTCTTCCAGATCGTGAAACAGAGACTTTTCAGCCTCAG TCCACAACAACGCTAGTTTGTAGTGAATGCTGTTGCCGGGAACCTGAGGATCTTCTTGTCAGGTGTCATCTCTGCCATATTCGTTGCATCCACTCATACTGCCTGGATCCTCCTCTGCTGCCGTGGACATGTATTCACTGCAAGGACCTTCGGATGCTTTACCATCATCTTCGTTAA
- the LOC127805025 gene encoding protein trichome birefringence-like 19: MTSMVRSLLLLLPSDFCLFSSLFTTAINSMKLQANDLPILKNQTRRKTPRIAPLVVLALLLLAIIPIYYPFLWYQSKTNSSDTSSSSRISLLAKSSPSSFCHDDLSPENAHCSPKDDKPHQTATAGPDDEEDEEPNPEVLSHGSLVKEDGRDLEITNAEKETEEQPKSDVGQEAEAEAAAATGTNEEDKGPELQGIDDGASTSRRRDIDQVLAQVTEREKCDIFSGEWVPNPEGPYYTNLTCFNIQEHQNCMKFGRPDTQYLKWRWKPEGCELPIFDPFQFLELMRGKSLAFVGDSVARNHMQSLICLLSRVEEPEDVSEIPYISQFKRYEYRNHNFTIEMLWSPYLVRTTQSDPNDTSRPFNLFLDEFDPKWTAKIEPFDYVIISAGHWFFRPTMFFLEGRLAGCLYCSQSKVTHLSSYFSYRRAFRTAFRAINSLENYKGVTFLRTFAPSHFENGYWDKGGDCMRQRPFKRKEAKLEGYNMEFYSIQLKELKIAERLGRRKGLRFRLFDVTQAMLLRPDGHPSKYGHRPETKVQLANDCVHWCLPGPVDAWNDFLVELLMREEQIS; the protein is encoded by the exons ATGACTTCAATGGTtcggtctcttcttcttcttcttccttctgaTTTCTGTCTTTTTTCTTCCCTGTTCACGACTGCCATTAATTCAATGAAGCTTCAGGCCAATGATCTCCCCATTTTGAAAAACCAGACCAGGAGAAAAACCCCGAGGATTGCTCCATTGGTAGTCTTAGCTTTATTGCTTCTCGCCATCATCCCAATATATTACCCTTTtctctggtatcagagcaagacCAATTCCTCTGACACGTCGTCTTCTTCGCGCATCTCTTTGCTCGCCAAGTCCTCTCCCTCGTCTTTCTGTCACGACGATTTGTCGCCGGAGAATGCCCACTGCTCCCCCAAGGACGACAAACCTCATCAAACAGCCACTGCCGGCCCCGATGACGAAGAAGATGAGGAGCCAAATCCTGAAGTCTTAAGCCACGGCAGCTTGGTCAAAGAAGATGGCCGTGACTTGGAGATAACAAATGCGGAGAAGGAGACGGAGGAGCAGCCGAAGAGTGACGTTGGCCAGGAGGCAGAGGCGGAGGCCGCAGCAGCCACCGGCACAAACG AAGAGGACAAAGGGCCGGAACTACAGGGAATAGACGACGGAGCATCGACGTCGAGGAGACGAGACATAGATCAGGTTTTGGCACAGGTGACTGAGAGGGAGAAGTGTGACATATTTTCAGGCGAATGGGTGCCCAACCCGGAGGGTCCATACTACACAAACTTGACATGCTTTAACATTCAGGAGCATCAGAACTGCATGAAATTTGGCCGGCCAGACACTCAGTATCTGAAATGGAGGTGGAAGCCGGAAGGCTGCGAGCTTCCCATCTTCGACCCGTTTCAGTTTCTGGAGCTTATGAGAGGAAAGTCTCTGGCTTTCGTTGGAGATTCTGTGGCAAGAAACCACATGCAATCGTTGATTTGCCTCTTATCCAGG GTAGAAGAGCCGGAAGACGTGTCGGAGATCCCATACATATCGCAGTTCAAGCGTTACGAGTACAGAAACCACAACTTCACCATCGAAATGCTGTGGTCGCCTTACCTGGTTCGGACCACCCAGTCGGACCCAAACGACACCTCTCGCCCGTTCAACCTCTTCCTCGACGAGTTCGATCCCAAATGGACCGCCAAGATCGAGCCcttcgactacgtcatcatctCCGCCGGCCACTGGTTCTTCCGCCCCACTATGTTCTTCCTCGAGGGCCGCCTCGCTGGCTGCCTCTACTGCTCCCAGTCCAAAGTCACCCACCTCTCCTCCTACTTCAGCTACCGCCGCGCCTTCCGCACTGCCTTCCGCGCCATCAACAGCCTTGAAAACTACAAGGGCGTCACCTTTCTCAGGACCTTCGCGCCGTCGCATTTCGAGAACGGCTACTGGGACAAGGGGGGCGACTGCATGAGGCAGAGGCCGTTCAAGAGGAAGGAAGCGAAACTGGAGGGGTATAACATGGAGTTCTACTCGATTCAGCTGAAGGAGCTGAAGATCGCGGAGCGGCTGGGAAGGAGGAAAGGGTTGAGGTTCCGGCTGTTCGACGTGACACAGGCGATGCTGCTGCGGCCTGACGGGCACCCCAGCAAGTACGGGCATCGGCCCGAGACGAAGGTGCAGCTGGCGAATGATTGCGTGCATTGGTGCTTGCCGGGGCCGGTGGATGCCTGGAACGATTTCTTGGTGGAGCTATTGATGAGGGAGGAGCAGATCAGTTAG
- the LOC127804281 gene encoding uncharacterized protein LOC127804281 isoform X1, translating to MEYESLPLQSSLPRQPKECVNFSIQGMESVVATVSGYQGLERCRLIKLISQSGANYVGTMYQSTTHLVCWKFEGRKYEFAKKFKILVVNHRWFEECVKQRRRVPEQPYLSQSGQEIGPLLLEVPLVSANTSLFPPYQANAHNDHKGPVTDIGYETSDPFAGIRSRLLNENLFPQYCTRNNSSRKLNKRAVGIEKSLNHGCSGSRCHEEPLSSRLPQVDEEPNFLPSRQLPRQKERNVISVDPSSKRRRLVKKNVMEYFFPSDKDQKCNQRSFRYQHNDLAVSSSHSDGTSNKKNLNILGTSNWRTYGLGGTGKRSSEVDEVGDLNDVLTLCDSDVHSGDALAAAGRHLEDQGSNVSTNLERTENVTRPASTDLSCVICWTDFSSTRGVLPCGHRFCFSCIQNWADVMASKSKISTCPLCKASFVSIAKVDDAASCDQKIFSQTVPYDPSMTDVYILPDRETETFQPQVVHSTTTLVCSECCCREPEDLLVRCHLCHIRCIHSYCLDPPLLPWTCIHCKDLRMLYHHLR from the exons ATGGAATACGAATCGCTTCCTCTCCAATCCTCTCTCCCTCGCCAACCtaaag AGTGCGTGAATTTTTCAATTCAAGGCATGGAATCTGTTGTGGCCACCGTCAGTGGATACCAAGGCTTGGAGAGATGCAGGCTCATCAAGCTGATATCTCAGTCGGGTGCAAACTATGTTGGGACCATGTACCAGTCCACAACTCACTTG gtgtgtTGGAAATTTGAGGGAAGGAAATATGAATTTGCTAAGAAGTTCAAAATTCTGGTAGTTAACCATCGCTGGTTTGAAGAATGTGTAAAACAAAGAAGACGTGTCCCTGAACAACCTTATCTTTCACAAAG TGGACAAGAAATTGGACCATTGCTGTTGGAAGTGCCGCTTGTTTCTGCGAACACTAGTCTCTTTCCCCCTTATCAGGCTAATGCacacaatgatcataaaggACCTGTTACTGATATTGGTTATGAAACATCTGACCCTTTTGCTGGCATTCGTTCTCGCTTGCTAAATGAG AATTTGTTTCCTCAATACTGTACACGCAACAATAGTTCtcgtaaattaaataaaagagcAGTTGGAATTGAAAAAAGTCTGAACCACGGTTGTTCTGGCAGCAGATGCCATGAGGAGCCTCTGTCATCTAGATTACCTCAAGTGGATGAGGAACCAAATTTTCTTCCCTCTAGGCAATTGCCAAGGCAGAAGGAGAGAAATGTTATTTCAGTTGATCCTTCTAGCAAAAGACGTAGGCTGGTGAAAAAGAATGTCATGGAGTACTTTTTTCCTTCAGACAAAGACCAAAAGTGCAACCAACGTAGTTTTCGCTATCAACACAATGATCTTGCAGTTTCGTCAAGCCATTCAGATGGTACAAGTAATAAGAAGAACTTGAACATTTTGGGAACTTCCAATTGGCGCACCTATGGTCTTGGAGGAACTGGGAAGAGAAGTTCAGAAGTTGACGAGGTGGGAGATTTGAATGATGTTCTAACCCTTTGTGATTCAGATGTACATTCTGGGGATGCTCTGGCTGCTGCAGGAAGACATTTAGAGGATCAGGGTTCTAATGTTAGCACGAATTTAGAAAGGACTGAAAATGTAACTCGACCTGCGTCAACAGATTTATCATGTGTGATATGTTGGACAGATTTCAGTTCAACTAGGGGGGTTTTGCCTTGCGGGCATAGGTTTTGTTTCTCATGCATCCAGAACTGGGCCGATGTAATG GCTTCAAAGAGCAAAATTTCCACATGTCCTTTGTGCAAGGCCAGTTTTGTCAGCATAGCAAAGGTTGATGATGCCGCCTCTTGTGATCAGAAAATATTCTCACAAACTGTCCCATATGATCCTTCAATGACAGATGTTTACATTCTTCCAGATCGTGAAACAGAGACTTTTCAGCCTCAGGTTGTGCAT TCCACAACAACGCTAGTTTGTAGTGAATGCTGTTGCCGGGAACCTGAGGATCTTCTTGTCAGGTGTCATCTCTGCCATATTCGTTGCATCCACTCATACTGCCTGGATCCTCCTCTGCTGCCGTGGACATGTATTCACTGCAAGGACCTTCGGATGCTTTACCATCATCTTCGTTAA
- the LOC127804281 gene encoding uncharacterized protein LOC127804281 isoform X3 produces the protein MESVVATVSGYQGLERCRLIKLISQSGANYVGTMYQSTTHLVCWKFEGRKYEFAKKFKILVVNHRWFEECVKQRRRVPEQPYLSQSGQEIGPLLLEVPLVSANTSLFPPYQANAHNDHKGPVTDIGYETSDPFAGIRSRLLNENLFPQYCTRNNSSRKLNKRAVGIEKSLNHGCSGSRCHEEPLSSRLPQVDEEPNFLPSRQLPRQKERNVISVDPSSKRRRLVKKNVMEYFFPSDKDQKCNQRSFRYQHNDLAVSSSHSDGTSNKKNLNILGTSNWRTYGLGGTGKRSSEVDEVGDLNDVLTLCDSDVHSGDALAAAGRHLEDQGSNVSTNLERTENVTRPASTDLSCVICWTDFSSTRGVLPCGHRFCFSCIQNWADVMASKSKISTCPLCKASFVSIAKVDDAASCDQKIFSQTVPYDPSMTDVYILPDRETETFQPQVVHSTTTLVCSECCCREPEDLLVRCHLCHIRCIHSYCLDPPLLPWTCIHCKDLRMLYHHLR, from the exons ATGGAATCTGTTGTGGCCACCGTCAGTGGATACCAAGGCTTGGAGAGATGCAGGCTCATCAAGCTGATATCTCAGTCGGGTGCAAACTATGTTGGGACCATGTACCAGTCCACAACTCACTTG gtgtgtTGGAAATTTGAGGGAAGGAAATATGAATTTGCTAAGAAGTTCAAAATTCTGGTAGTTAACCATCGCTGGTTTGAAGAATGTGTAAAACAAAGAAGACGTGTCCCTGAACAACCTTATCTTTCACAAAG TGGACAAGAAATTGGACCATTGCTGTTGGAAGTGCCGCTTGTTTCTGCGAACACTAGTCTCTTTCCCCCTTATCAGGCTAATGCacacaatgatcataaaggACCTGTTACTGATATTGGTTATGAAACATCTGACCCTTTTGCTGGCATTCGTTCTCGCTTGCTAAATGAG AATTTGTTTCCTCAATACTGTACACGCAACAATAGTTCtcgtaaattaaataaaagagcAGTTGGAATTGAAAAAAGTCTGAACCACGGTTGTTCTGGCAGCAGATGCCATGAGGAGCCTCTGTCATCTAGATTACCTCAAGTGGATGAGGAACCAAATTTTCTTCCCTCTAGGCAATTGCCAAGGCAGAAGGAGAGAAATGTTATTTCAGTTGATCCTTCTAGCAAAAGACGTAGGCTGGTGAAAAAGAATGTCATGGAGTACTTTTTTCCTTCAGACAAAGACCAAAAGTGCAACCAACGTAGTTTTCGCTATCAACACAATGATCTTGCAGTTTCGTCAAGCCATTCAGATGGTACAAGTAATAAGAAGAACTTGAACATTTTGGGAACTTCCAATTGGCGCACCTATGGTCTTGGAGGAACTGGGAAGAGAAGTTCAGAAGTTGACGAGGTGGGAGATTTGAATGATGTTCTAACCCTTTGTGATTCAGATGTACATTCTGGGGATGCTCTGGCTGCTGCAGGAAGACATTTAGAGGATCAGGGTTCTAATGTTAGCACGAATTTAGAAAGGACTGAAAATGTAACTCGACCTGCGTCAACAGATTTATCATGTGTGATATGTTGGACAGATTTCAGTTCAACTAGGGGGGTTTTGCCTTGCGGGCATAGGTTTTGTTTCTCATGCATCCAGAACTGGGCCGATGTAATG GCTTCAAAGAGCAAAATTTCCACATGTCCTTTGTGCAAGGCCAGTTTTGTCAGCATAGCAAAGGTTGATGATGCCGCCTCTTGTGATCAGAAAATATTCTCACAAACTGTCCCATATGATCCTTCAATGACAGATGTTTACATTCTTCCAGATCGTGAAACAGAGACTTTTCAGCCTCAGGTTGTGCAT TCCACAACAACGCTAGTTTGTAGTGAATGCTGTTGCCGGGAACCTGAGGATCTTCTTGTCAGGTGTCATCTCTGCCATATTCGTTGCATCCACTCATACTGCCTGGATCCTCCTCTGCTGCCGTGGACATGTATTCACTGCAAGGACCTTCGGATGCTTTACCATCATCTTCGTTAA